Sequence from the Syngnathus acus chromosome 13, fSynAcu1.2, whole genome shotgun sequence genome:
tttccgtgtataatacgcaaaatttaactaatttattgtcctaaaatctggggtgcgcattatacatgggtacaatttttttttaatttttttttttttaatttaatttttttttttttttttttttaagaaaatcatggtactggtacgagtattgatttatgtattgttctcttcttgtcatgttgtgaaagaatgtgggttgaataaataccgaaagaacaatagtgtgtttgtactgtgctctggtcatttcgtcaaagaagggataatagtcctcttctcttcttgactgacaatgaatgtgatagtttaatacaatcagcaaataacaaaatgcgtattacaggtaatattttatttcacaacactttgccttgttccttccgtctctgctgttcacttcaaacacgctccatacgaacgcaatgctctcgtatcagacgcttgctcgatcacctgctcgtttgctgtcacaatgtaccctacataaatccgaaacatttgttgcggctccgagtcacgacgaggggcaagttttggtttccaagggtgtttttattcctcttcaacgtctctcccatacagagccgcctttttcacatgtccgcacgtcactttcctctcttttcatctgatcgcggtggtgcctttacgggcagtcagAGAAATCATcgccaacaaaacaaatacatccagcctagttaagaccataccaaagactataaaaatgggacccattgcctccctgcgtgtgtgacgatcattgggacttaaaaaaaataaaaaataaataaaaaaaataaaaaataaaaaaattgggtgcgtattatacatgggtacaggcttttttccagcatcaacatgccattgttagggtgcgtattatacatgggggcgtattatacacggaaaaaaacggtatatacatatatatatatatatatatatgtcatcatgaaaaaaaagtcctactcccattccctatgaaagtgatacttcttactatggccagctgccccactcatttttataccctttcttaagtttaagagaaaaaacagggttctgacaattggagggaactcgcgagctagcgtgtttgtgttgtgttgttagcgccgttgtttgtacacgcgtcaagtgcgaaagaaaaaaatatatatatcacgcgatcgaccaatagtggcttggcaatcgaccggtcgatcgcgatcgacgtattgcgCACCCCTGCCTTAAAGCCATGACCTGTCAAGTTATTGATAAAAGAATAActtgataaaaaataatgtctACAGCCTGCATGAATTTAGTTGTAATACCTTGACTGTTTGTATAGGAGTCTAAATGAGTAATTTCCGTCAGTGTTTTGATTCATATTGATAACTAGCGAACCTCAGCCAGGCTGTTTTTAACATGGCCATCAGTGCCTCTAGTTCCACAATCTCATTGCTTACTTGGTCATTGATTTCTCATTGATGGCCGTAGTTTCCATagttgttgtattttataatttgtgaatgaaatatttcacCCTTTTGAGTGGTCTGTTTCCGTTCCCATTTATtctagaccagtggttcttaaccctAGGGGTttggtgagtcggtctcaggggttcgacAGAGCCTCCACTGAGGAGGTCCGAACAAacctgatttatcgtgtaaattCTGATTTGCcagtatgtaatttgttgtgagttcatgcattgtgttggttttgttatttgaacaaggtgatgttcatgcacggctcattttgcgCACCAGTAAAAAATATCTGTcttcggtgaatgcgcatatgaaactggtggggttcagtacctccaacaaggttaaggaCCACTGTTCTTCATTTTACTGTGTGGTGAACGTGACCAGAGAGTAAAGTGCTATATAAACCTATTGCTCCATCCATACAATCTATTTTCTGCATCACTCATCCTCAGTCGGCGGGCCAGGGAGCCTATTTTCCATGCTTTTAAAACACTACAGTAAtaagagaaaaatgaacaCAGCCTCTTAAAGAGAAtcacacattttaattgacaTAGTATAGTAATCTTTAACAATGGCAAAGTTCTGAGTGCTGCTCTCATATGTCACAGTAATAAATGCATtatattttgtacttttttcacAAAAGAATCAAAACAATTTCTTAAATATCTTTTGTGGGCTGAAAAACATTCCAACAAACTTGCAGTTAGAAAGTCTGAGCTGCTATGATCTCAGCAGCCACTTATTTGCTTGTTGTAGTTGACaagttttcaatttcaaatgacTGCAATTTTGGGGATTGAAAaactaatttattttattggcaGCCTGAAATTATTGGCTGAACCCTCTCTACCTCAAATTAAGCGTGATACAATTACCTTGTAGAAATTCTTCTCGTCTTAATGTCCTCACAGTCAGTACAACACCATGAAGTTATTTTTCACAGTGATTGTTGCAAAATATTCtttgatgaaagaaaaaaaaagtattttaataTAACACAATAatgctttgttgttgttttcaccCCCCCACAAATTAATACCAAGTCATAACCAAGAGAAGGACAGTGTTGTCATATCTGATGCAACTGCTACAACTTGGCTCATATTGTCTACTTTATGTAAAGACAAAAACTACTGTAGTAGCAGAagagttaaaaaaatcaacaattctCTCTGATAAAGGTTTTATAAGACAATTGTCGGTTGTGAATCCATTTGGTTGACACAGTAAAATCGGCAAAGCCACCTGTTTTCATGAACAATTCATGAGGTAACCAATGAAATGTCAAGCACTGTAAGTCACAGACACATATTTGGATTccttggaaaaaataattttataattattaatttcataattacttaaataaaatgtaggAATTGTATCAAAATgcttaagcttttttttccccatcacaAATGCTTACAGAGTACCTGTAGTAGCactgaagacagaaaaaactATTCAGGATTGTTTTCAGAATTGTAGTTTGTAATTCTTCTTTGAGGGCGGACAAGCaggtccgcctcacagttcagaggtgttGGCTTCAATTCTGGCTCCGGCCTTCctctgtggagtttgcatgttctcaccgtgcctgcgtgggttagCCGTGAGTGCAACCTGGGCACTGTGAGccggatgtgctaaccagtcgACCACTGTGCTGCCCCATATTATACTATATGTCATGAATGGTGACATAGTATGTATTCTGTATGTATACTGAATGATTGGTTTAGAATTTTGCTCTCCGTTTCCTTGAAATCAGTGAACTAATTGAGAAGATGTTAAGCTAATGATGCATCCATCCAGCTGTTTAGGGTCACATatggcagtggtccccaaccttttttgcaccacggaccggttacgtgtcagaaatattttcgcggaccggcctttatataaataaatatatttatataattattatttaaatatttatatatataaataggatgaaataaaatgatacgactggcataaaaacaaatataaaccacataaaaataaaacgttgaattagtgggagcaccgagctcttttctcagaaatgagccgttcccatctaggcgtaatcggagacaatgacacccgaagtggttaaggtttgtctttaaatgcaggatgcttggtctccatgtgccgaagcaggtttgaaggcttcattgcctcgttagctagcctttcgccacatatgcggagtgcacttggcgcgtcagagtcacctgtggcgataaatccatattttaagtaggactccagaaatgttcttttaaatgcagctttccttttctgagaagtcgtagcctcttcttcttcagtgtcctcattggacgtttttccctttccgaagaagctttccaaacttctctgtttcttgctcatttttgcttgcctcgcgggcttgactgtggtgacatgtcacgtgaccgagacgagcgccctgtgtcaagagtccttatttttcagatgcaccgacagatgtaattgggagagattcgccaaattttttatatttttcaaaataaattcttactcatttttgctagctttgcgggctcgactggggaaacatgtcacgtgaccgggacgagcgtcttaacatgaatgaattgatcgtcaatgaaaaaaaaaaaaaaaatcttttttttttttcctgtgcggctccgcggcccggtaccaagtgacccacggaccggtaccggtccgcggcccggtggttggggaccactgtcaTATGGGGTCGACCCTGTCCCAACTGATTTTGCGACTGCTTGCCATTCAAACACTTGGAGACAATCAGTCACTCTCACATTCACAACTTTAGGCAATTGAGAGTCATGAATCAACCTCCTCATGTAAATGTAAACCTTGAGAGATATGCAAGTACAGGGAGAACATGGGAACTTTAAAGAGAAAAGTCacgaaaatacaattattagtgttagagtggtgctcactctaacttatttgcaagaaccacacgggagacagtatgcccttttagcacttgcaagtggagaaaatGTTCGTCACTGTGCATGCAGCGATGTTCGAACGAAGTCTGACTTAGGCCTCTTGCAAGGGCATACGTatttattgagggaaaacaGGGTAGGGGTGAGAGTTTATTAGTGTCAATTTTGTTGATGTTAGCATTCCAACAACATGCTACGTATGCACTTTTTAATGTCATAGTACATGTTCTGTGCCACCAACtgattataataattattataataatatctaatcaaataaattatcTGGGATGGAATATCATAGTACACGGTACATATTTATGTAAGTGGACTACTGATTTCTATGTATCATAGAAATTGGGGTGAAAACGATGACAATGAAAAGTAACAGCAGATTGAATTTCTTTTGGACTGTTGTATAGCATCTGTGACAACATTTTGGATGAACATgaagacaatttaaaaaaacaactgaaaaCACTGATAAGTGCAACTTTAAATCAATGCAATTACTACAGTCATTAAATATGTTTGGATTTATCAACATTAATAGCACAGTTGTCAATAAACCAAAAGCTGTGCTCATTTGACATActatagcaaaaaaaatcaaatgattgTATGTAACAATCCACAAGGAAAACAGAAACGTcttaaaaaacatgcacatggTCATAGAAAGTCTGAAGTTCAGCATGAATCAGCTGAGCGTTTGTTTTTACTAAGAtacaatcattaaaaaaaagcactatTCACAAACATGAGTGGCCTTCCGTTTGCTTTTAATGCTCTTTTGGAATCAGATGAAGAATAAAATGCATAGAGAAAGTATTGATTCTCATCATTACTAAGATTACAATGTTACTAAGATTCCAAACTGTAAACTGCATAAGTACACTGTGATCCGGTTTCATGAAATAATTGTGCTTTTAGAGACCTTTAGGAATTGTTTTACATCCCTAAATGGTCTAAttacttgtaaaaaaaaacattggaggACTGTTCAAGCTATAGTCAGCTTCTGTATGGCCTATATTGGTGACGAGTATGTGGTTTATTTAagttgtgatgttttttttttgctggtgaacatttatttatttaatttgtttgtttgtttttagacTGAGTTCTGTTCTTCTTTGTGATTATTCTTGACAGCTACTGTTTCAAATACCTAAATGGCAACTAAACTCCATATCATTTCTTGTTTCCATGAGCCAGCACTTTCAAGGACAAGTCAAGTCAGCTAGCATTGCATTAGCAGTCAACAACTCAACAACTAATAGACCCACCCAAATGGACAAAAATCTACTggcatgattgtttttttctggaagCAGCTGTTATTGCTGCAAAAGGGATAAATAATGTCTTTAAGACAAGTATCTCATTTGGATAAATAACCCAGGTAAAACCAAGTGAGCCAAAAATTGGACGACAAAAGGTGTTGGGTACCTCAAAAGTCTTATTCGTAGTCACTGAGGGGCTTATCTTCTATTTATAAGTTATTACTTCAATATAATTGTGCTAGCAGTTTGACAGAGAAAATCTTTTTCAATCCAAACAAACTGAGGCTCGTCCAGTTATCTGAATGGATCGTGTGCCGTTTTGGAGGTACTACTGTTACAAAGTTCCTTTATGTTTTCATCAAAATTAATTTAGAGAAATGTGCACCTTTAAAGTGCTTGGGGggggttgtcatggcaacttTGTCTATCCCAGTATGTGCCATAAAATAGATGAAAATAGAATCTCTAAATCAGGAAAATGCTGCAtactatatataaaacatcaatgttgaGTTGTGTTTTCCAGTAGTTCTTGTGTAGTACTTATATGACTTGCATCAAAACGTTTTTCAGATATGACCCAAAAATTCTGTTACATTCCTCACTAGTTCATGATTTACAACATGAAAACTATATTGACAGAGATTAATCATTGACGGATAAATGCTCTGCTTGTGCTGCCTACTGTAGTTCCATTCAGCCTTGATAAACATTGACATCAAAGTGAAAATCTTACAGCAGGCAGGATGTTCATCTATGATCCGTTAAAAGAAGTTATTTTTGGTCAAGTGAAAAAGAAGATGAGCAGGACAGGCACATTTTCTGATAATTAACAAGTTGAGGTATTGACTACCAGCTAAGcaaattaaattgtatttcacaTTTTAGTCATGGTAGTCATAAATGTGACACAAGGTAAAATGTGATCATATAATTTGATATACAATTATATACCATGAGAAACCGTTGGTGCTGCCAAACACCTTGCACAGTATGTTACTAATATGAATAAGAGGATAATTAAGCTGCTGTCTGTTATATTCTCACCaaattttgtaaatgtttacAACTGCATTTTGGTGCCAAATACATATTTCCAAAACAACACGGGCACCTTGGGTCTGCACAGGAACATTTAAACATACACCACATTGAGAGCTCATCAATTTAGTTTTGGTGATTTCCACATattgaaaatcattttgtcaAATCGTCAAAAATCATCAAATTTTGCTTCACAACTgatgaaaaaagtgaaaaaaaagtataaagctttcatttttttctacataaatattctgtttgttttctatAGAGTTTATGCCACTCAGGGATGCTGGATATTTTTGTCATAGAAAATTCAGGAGAGCACATCAGCTGCAGAACAAATTTGAATTGATAGAAATGTTAGCGAAAGACGCAAAAGAATATTTTGACttgcagtaaataaatatgtgaTAGATTTGAGAAAAGCCAGCAACAACATTCATActatgttttgtttcatttactACACCCTGATGCTTAGCAATTTGCTAGCTTTGCCCACCTTGCATTGACAGCACACCTAAAAACAGGAACAGCGACAATTGTCACTGTGTGCTGAAATGACCCAGATGCAAGGAAAAGCAAAGTTGAAAGGAAATTTGTGAAAAGTGATGCTGCACAAATCCCTAATGACTGGCTCTAAGTCATCCCTTGAGTTCATTCAGAAGTTCCAAAATTGAATTGGTTGAATAGACTAATGATGCAATAAACATGTTTACACGCTGGCCCATTCAGGCCCCAAGcctgctgtaaaaaaaaacaaaaaaaactaaattgatGAGCTTTAAACATTAAGAATGGTGCTCAAAAATGTGaacattattttgtatattgggcagtttttgtcttttcattttactgtAGCCCATTTGGCTATTGTGTTTCAAGTGCTTGTTGAGGCTTTGGCACGGTAGTGACAAACTGAGTCACAGAGTTTCTCCTTTTGCTTGGTCATTATTATTGAGTCCTGGTGATGGTTTGCTCCTCATGCCTTCAGTCCCTCCTCGTGATGTTTCCTGGAAGAAGAGCTGTGGCCACCACACAGACATGACAATTCGTTTGTACTCCCTGCGGAAGTTCTGGTTCAGCAGGCCATAGATGACGGCATTAAGGCAACTGTTGAAGTAAGCCATGAAATAGCTGACAACAAAGAGCCACTCCGGGACGTGAGGTGCGACTTCTTCTGGGTTAATGGCAACAGCAAGCCCAATGAAGTTGAGTGGTGCCCAACAAATTGCAAAAagcacaaacactacaaacataGTGATGAAGTTCCTCAAGTCACTGGGCTTGATGCGAGGACGTACCTCAGATTTCACTTTGCGCCTTACCTGAATGACCAAGATCCATATCCTCATGTAGCAGAAAGTAACCACGGAAATGGGCACAAAGAAGTGGATTATCACCACTGTGATGGTATAGGAAGTGCTTACAGTCTGTGCAAATGTGCAGGAATAGACGCGGGGATCGTACTGCAGCGAGccaaaaaatagatttggCACAATGGCCATGATTGTTAAGAACCAGATGAGTGTGACCAGCACCAGTGTGTTGCGGTTGCTGTACAACTTGTCATAGCTGAAGTTGTGGCAGATGTAACAATAGCGGTTGATGGCAATGCCTGTGATGTTGAAGATGGAGCCAATGACGCTCAAACCCATCAGGAAGCCACTTATCTGAAAGAAGTGGACATTTAGACAGATAAATGACAGGAGCCACTTATCTGAAAGAGGTGGACATTTAGACAGATAAATGACAGGAGAAGAGTTTCTCTGTGGGATTTTGTTCCCATAAAAAGGTGTTTAAAATAGACAAGATGATTAATTCTGCATTTTACTTTATTCCAAATGTATTTGGTTAGTATAAAGGCCTCAAATCTGTGCTGGAATGGAAAATGCCTTTTGGAAAGTTTTACTCTGTTGGAACCAGAGAATCATTTGCAATGTAAGATATTAATGACCATAAACCACATTTTTTCCACACCATTTGAATATGACGGCGATTTTCTTAATGTAATTTACATCACGAGCCTTAATCCTTAA
This genomic interval carries:
- the LOC119133101 gene encoding melatonin receptor type 1B-like; this encodes MDMPEDGSLFNNQTAHGPEPSQGGARPAWAVTALASVLIFTTVVDVLGNLLVIISVAKNRKLRNVGNAFVVSLAFADLMVAFYPYPLVLYAIFHDGWSLGETQCKISGFLMGLSVIGSIFNITGIAINRYCYICHNFSYDKLYSNRNTLVLVTLIWFLTIMAIVPNLFFGSLQYDPRVYSCTFAQTVSTSYTITVVIIHFFVPISVVTFCYMRIWILVIQVRRKVKSEVRPRIKPSDLRNFITMFVVFVLFAICWAPLNFIGLAVAINPEEVAPHVPEWLFVVSYFMAYFNSCLNAVIYGLLNQNFRREYKRIVMSVWWPQLFFQETSRGGTEGMRSKPSPGLNNNDQAKGETL